The genomic interval GATGGTAAATAGATTCTTTAACACCTAAAGAGTTTGTGGTAAGGAATGATATTTCTCATCTAAGGGTCACTATTTCATAAATGGAAATCTCTTTAGTGTAGTGTGATGAAATTAATGTAAAGATAAATTCGTTTTATACTAAAATTAATGTACAGAATCTCTGGCGCTGTCAAATGAAAAGCATGTTCTCACAAACCTAGGAAGGTGTGAGTAGCTGGGCTAGCAGATATGTCACTATCCAGTTGTAGTTTAGTAGCAACAGGAAGTTGAGACACAGGAACTTTACATGACCCTCAGTTTAGAAACATTGGGCTTCTTCCTGCTATAAACGATCTAAGAAACATCTGGCTAAATCTCCCCAGACCGAGCTCATTTTAAGAATGCCTGGTCCAACTTCTGTCAGCTCAAGGAAACATGGCAGCCAGAACTAACTTGTGGCCTTTGTTGTCAAGCCGGTGCTATTTTCCATCACGTTTCGTTGAGtgttccagcagcagcagcttccaACAAAGGCATGAGGGCTTCTTCACTAGACCTGTGACAGCAGCTTCTCAGGCTTGGGAACGCTGGGGCTGGGAGTAGCGGTGCGATTCTTTACCCCCTAGATTCTCTGCTTTGCATCTATCTGGTGGCTTTTGGAGTTGGGAGTCAGGTTCGCTGACCCCAGATGGAAATTACTAAATAGTCAAGACTGTAGCAAGGGAAGCGCTGGTCTATCGAATAAACCTGGGTCTGAGTGTGTCAGGACTGAGGAAAGGGATGAGATTCCTTTTTCCTCGAGTCAATGTGAAAAACTAGGTCAAAGGTGTAGTCGAGGGGCCCACAGGCTAGTTAACTACTACTAAGGCAAGGAAAGACCGGAAGTCCAGCAGGTCCCTCCTCGGAGCGGCAAGACTCCAATAACCCCTTTGGGAAGTCACCCCGTCCTTCCGCCATTACCAGTCCAGGCGGCGCCACGGAGAACGTGCACGCCCTTTCTCCCACCTCCCGGGCCTCGCAGTCTCTGCTCATTGGGCAAGGAGAACGCCCCTCCTGCGTTTGTAAGTGCACCGGGTGGAAACCGGACCTGGAGTCCTTAGCGTTCCGGGCCGGAAAGGGCCGCTGGGGACCTGAGAAGGCCGCGCGCCTGCCGCTCCTCCCACCCCCCGCCTCGGCCCCGAAGGGGGCTGCACGGGCGACTTGGCGGCGATGGCTCGAGCTCCGGCGGCGACGACGGTGGCCGGAGGCGgcggctcctcctcctcctcctgggctTGGGCCCGGCGGTGATCCGAGCTGGCGGCCGCGGCCCCCCGATGAGACTGTTGGCGGGCTGGCTGTGCCTGAGCCTGGCGTCCGTGTGGCTGGCGCGGAGGATGTGGACGCTGCGGAGCCCGCTCTCCCGCTCCCTGTACGTGAACATGACGAGCGGCCCCGGCGGGCCAGCGGCGGCTGCGGGCGGCGGGAAAGACACGCACCAGGTACTGGGCCGCGGCCCTGCGGAGCGGGGGCGTGGCGCTCGGCCTTCCCGCGCTCGGCCGGGCCATTGTGCGGGGCGGCTCGCGCGGGCCTTGGCCCCGGCCTCTTACAAACTTTTCCCGGCCCGGGCGCTGGCCCCGCTGCGTCTTTTGTTCGGCGGCACGGGCGGGGGGCAACCTTTGCTGCCTGGCTCCCCAGACCCCAGCGTGGGCGCCCCAGAGCCCCGCATTGTTCCCAGGCCGTCGGCGGCGTCGGTGCCCGGCCTCAGGACCCGAGCAACTTTGGGGTGGGCCACCCAGCTGGCTCTGGGGCCTGAGCAGGAAACCGCCCCAGCCATCACCCGGCCAGCCTTCCTCTCCCCCGCGAGGAACAAACCCGAAAGCCGGTCTCTTTTTGTCTAGCCGAATCTCTGGATATACAAAGGGTTATAAAGACATTTGACTGGGCCTCGCGAACATTTCGGCTGACATTTTCccgaaacacttaaaaaaaaaaaaatgtgtttgacaGGTCTGGGCTCCCAGCCTAGGAACCCTCCTCCCCCTCTGCTTATGAGACGTGTCCTTTAAACTTGGGTTTAGTTAGCTGACTAGAAAGgttggaaggaggaggaagatgatgcaAGCTTTAAAGGGACAGGTTTAAAAAATCTGAACTGTACAGCTGTGAGTTCTTGTAGTTAGTGAATGGATTATGAGCCGTGGGGGTTCTACCGGTTGGATGGGGTTGTATGGTCTTTTCATTAGCTATTTGTACCACTTAAAGAAACATACATGGGTCAGCTGTTGAATTAAGAGGGAGGTATTTCATATTTGACTGTAAGTAGTTTGTGGTTAACCTTACAGTCACAGAAGAGAAGCCTTTGAATTTTGACAAACTTTGGACTTCTAAAAGCCCGAATTTAGTTCATCATGCTATTACAGAGAGATGTCATTTGTGTCATTTGGACCTCACTTTTTTATGTATAACAGTAGCATTAGGATTTTTATTTGCTAATTaactgggtggttttgttttttatggtgttgggatggaacccaggtcctggaAACTGTTCTACCCTGATCGATACTCAGACCTCGTTTTCTATTTTGGAAGGAATCCTAGATTTACATTATTTAAATTCCCTAGTGATTGTGATGTTTTAGATGACCATTTATGTAGTGTTGTTAGGAGTGCATATAAACTTAGTATACAATATTAAATTGTATAACCATGTTTATTGCTACGGACTATTTTATGCTGGCGCAGTGTCATAGAGACAGTTCTGAAGTACTACAATGTTAATTATACAGGATCGGAATGCTTCATGCCCATGTGGAACAAGGACTTGGAAATGCTGTGTTTGACAAGCAGtggatagaaaaaaaagattattccCTATGATGAGGAATTATGGTCGAGTGTCCCAGTTGTTGGTATTTATGATAACACTTGTGATTACTGCAGTGGCTTGATTTAAGTGCTCATAAAAACTGTGCTtatgggatggctcagtagttaagagaatgTGCTGTTCAGTTCCAGTACCTACTACAGACAGGCCacaactctgtaactccagctcctgcagGATTGGATAGCTCTGGACTTCTTCAggacatgagtgtgtgcatgtgcacacacacacgtacacacacaatttttttaaatcttttaagattgaacttattttaaaaactgaaaaattggTTACTATAGAGCCCAGGAAGAATCATCATTCTTCTTAGTGTTTCCCAGTAGAGAGCATTCTAACTGcatacattcatttatttctgtggtgctgaggatcaaactcaggatttgtacatgctaggcaagtactgtaccactgagccacatccatagtctgtgtgtctgtccgtctgtatgtatgtatataatttttagaCAGGGccttgtagctctggctggcctagtactcctatgtagttcaggctggctttgaactcaaagcaatctttcttcttcagtttccaaaatgctaggatcacaggtgttCTATGACCATGTCTGGCTTGTTCTTtggctgtttgtttttctctgtgtagccctgactgtcctggaactcaatctgtagatgGGGCAGAtactgaactcagagatctgcctgcctctgcctcttatgtgctaggattaaaggcatgtgccacctggCTACTCttagttctttgagacagggtctgtgtagctcaggatggcctcagaTTCAGAATCCTTCTaccttggcctcctgagtactgagattgtTTTAAGTGTGCATCACTATACTCTGCCAGACATTATTTTTGAGGTGAATACATTtgttatgaaaataaatgtctgattcaaataaaaatacaagtttaagtttcaaaaaaagaaaaaaaaaaagaaaataaatgtctgtgAGTAAAGATGAAAATGACCAGGATGAAAGTGTGTGTCTAGAAGCCGCCATGAGCTAATGCAGAGTGGAGGCTGTCTTTTCTATACTCCAGCAGAGGGTatggtttatttcttttatatttcagaaTCCTGGTTTGCTACATGACTTTCTTGCTTGTGAAGTAGCTTTAATGGCTTCCCCTCTTCAAATTAATAGTTTTATAGAAGTTTTCTGGTGTTCATTTGGGTGTGTTGGTTCCAAGGCCAGGAGCATCTGGTTCTTTGGAGTTTCATGAAAGAATTATGTGTTAAACCATACTTATCACAGGTTTTCTTAGTAGTGTTTTATGAAAGGACTTATGGTGCAGGGTTCTTTGGTTAAGAGAAAGATCTGAGGTAAGGTTTATTCATTAAAAACTGCTATGTCGTAGTTATGTAGTAGTTAGAGCTACAGATCAGGGTTCAAGTTAAAAAAGGGCTTAACTTGAAAACTAAGTACTTTGGTCCAGTGTACTAACTTCAGAACTGAGTTAAGCTTTAGCTTGGTAAGAAACAAGGGCCAAACTAGCCTCACTTACTTGAGTAGCCTGTGAAATAAGAATAATCTCGTGTTTTTAAATGGTTAACAGTGGGTTTGGAAAATAGTATTTTGTAACGTGAGAATTTCACGTATGAAATTCAAGTGTCAGAGTTTTTGTTGAAATGGTCCCCACATTGGTTCAACTGTGGACAGTACCACTGAGTATATGCAGGGTGAAGACATAGAGTTGAGCAATTAGTGACCAGCAGTATTTTCTCTGACCTTTAAAAGTATATAGCTTTAAAAAATCTGTTTAGTCCcttcaaaagagaaaattttgagCTTCATTGATCACCTGTGCATTCTCTATtgaaggatgggagggaggagtCACTGGGGAGAGTGGCAAGAGATAGATGTCACTTGTCACTCTCAGTCCAAGAACATAACAGAGAACAACAAAACCTTTGGATGTAGTGCTTTCAGCGCATTCTACCCAGTGCTTACAGTTAGGAGCTATTACGGAGCTATTGAAACTTGAAAGGCTCCTCAAGGCTCCAGTTACTAGATTCTTGGTAATAACAGTCATCCACAGCCTCTCAATTGATGGATCGAAAGATTGTTATAAAACTTGTTGGCACCAAAACCATTGCAGTTTCCTCAGGTGAAAAATTTCAAACTGTTTTCCACATACAGCATTTAATAACTGGAATTATTTAGAGGTCACTTAAAATTGCAAGTTATGTGTAtacttgatatttatttttaccttcttATATAAGCTTAGAATTGCTGTGCCAGCCTCAACAATGGATTCAAAGTAgaattggaatatatatatataagtaaaaaaaaatacttgagcaTCCCTGCCAGAGTCAAATGTACTAAAGGACAGATTGAGTTTCCTGTCCCTTTATTCCTCATTTACCTTGTGAGATTGGCAGAAGTCAGTCATGAGTTAACCATGCTTCAGggtgccagccagccagccagccagataGACTGTGATGGATTGGtatctctttctgccttctaGTCTGGAAGCCTTTGCAGCTGAATACTAAAGACTCTGGAGAAGGTTTCGTTCCTCTTTATACCCTGTCCAGAAGCCCTTAAACAAGTGTTCGCCTCAGTTTCATGGAACACTAAGATCACTTCCTTCCCTGAATGTGCCAAGGGCCATCATGCTGCCCTTTGAAAGTGTTCTAGAGGACTCCGTAACCTCTACTGAAAAGAGTGTTGCTTGGCTCATCAGAAGTTTCTTTAAAGTCTTAGGATTATAAAATACTAACCATGAGAGAATATTTGGAATGAGGACTgcctattatatatattaaattaaaactaaaacaactTGTTTTAATCTATATAAATGGTTATCCACTATGAATAGGAGGGCACCTTTCATTGTGTGAATTGTTACTGAGATCTAAGGTTTATGCTGCTGGATGTTGTACAGAAAACCTGGATATAGAAATTGATGGAAGGATACAGGTTTATTTACACGTTTTGGCCAGTACTGGAGAGAGGGAAATTCTCAGTCTTGTCTTGCCAAATGTTGTAATTTATAGAAAAGCTGCACCAAAAGCCAGGAATCCATAAGTGTATTGAATTATGGGCCTAAATTACCAGAATAGGGTGCTAAGTCCTAGGTTGCATAATTTCCCATGTTAGATATAATGGATTAAATTATTGGCCGTGGATGACCAATCTCaatctttagtatttttttctgttcttgggGACATAGTTTCAGCTTTCTAGtcataaattttcttctttcccactttggaaatcatcttatctacaaacaaaaaaattcttaattttaaaaaagattgattttgccgggcggtggtggcgcacgcctttaatcccagcacttgggaggcagaggcaggaggatttctgagttcgaggccagcctggtctacagagtgagttccaggacagccagggctaaacagagaaaccctgtcttgaaaaaccaaaaaaaaaaaaaaaaaaaaaagattgatttttattttatgtgtatgagtatcttGACTGTACCATGTCTGGCTGTGTCTGGGCACCATGCCTAGtttccaaggaagccagaag from Arvicanthis niloticus isolate mArvNil1 chromosome 1, mArvNil1.pat.X, whole genome shotgun sequence carries:
- the Mettl9 gene encoding protein-L-histidine N-pros-methyltransferase isoform X5 is translated as MRLLAGWLCLSLASVWLARRMWTLRSPLSRSLYVNMTSGPGGPAAAAGGGKDTHQVASGRNHQKFWKSRDRIGKSK